In Chelonoidis abingdonii isolate Lonesome George unplaced genomic scaffold, CheloAbing_2.0 scaffold2651, whole genome shotgun sequence, the genomic window ACCAAAAATggttccttcctctctcctctggggAACGGTTTGGGGGAAATCAGCTCTCTGAGATTTCCTTTCTTTCCGGCACAGGGAGTGACCTctgtctggattctctctgtctcccattcAGGTGATGGGATGGTGAATGAGAATGAGGAGAAACCCCAGCAGGAAGATGCTCAGCAAGTAGAACCTCATGAAACGTTATCAGGAAGATCCAAAGGGAAAGTTTCCAGGAGTTGTGCATGCCGAGAAAAAGCAAAAGCCTACGAGACTCAGCAGATGCCAGAGGAAAACTTCAGTAGCCACTCAGACCTTATTACACCCAAGAGAATCAACTTGGAAGGGAGACGCTACACATGCCACGAGTGTGAGAAAAGCTTCAGTGGGACCTCTGCCCTTATCGGACATCACAGAacccacactggagagaaaccttACACGTGCTCTGAGTGCAGGAAAAGGTTCAAGTGGCGCTCACACCTTATcacgcatcagagaatccacacaggagagaagccctacacgtgctctgagtgcgggaaaagcttcattcATAGTTGGGCCCTCATctcacatcagagaatccacacaggagagacgccctacacatgcgctgagtgcgggaaaagctttggTTATCACTCAGCCCTTATTGTACataagagaatccacacaggggaaaagccctacacgtgctctgagtgtgggaaaagctttaatagcagctctgccctgagcacacatgggagaatccacacgggtgagaaaccttatgaatgctctgagtgcgggaaaagctttagTTGGCGTTCACACCTTATCGCACATCACAGAATCCACACAAGAGAGACggcctacacatgctctgagtgcgggaaaagcttcattcATAGTTGGGCCCTCATCTCACATcgtagaatccacacaggagagacgccctacacatgcactgagtgtgggaaaagctttggTTATCACTCAGTCCTTATCgtacatcagagaatccacacaggggagaagcc contains:
- the LOC116816732 gene encoding LOW QUALITY PROTEIN: uncharacterized protein LOC116816732 (The sequence of the model RefSeq protein was modified relative to this genomic sequence to represent the inferred CDS: inserted 2 bases in 1 codon; substituted 1 base at 1 genomic stop codon) is translated as MVNENEEKPQQEDAQQVEPHETLSGRSKGKVSRSCACREKAKAYETQQMPEENFSSHSDLITPKRINLEGRRYTCHECEKSFSGTSALIGHHRTHTGEKPYTCSECRKRFKWRSHLITHQRIHTGEKPYTCSECGKSFIHSWALISHQRIHTGETPYTCAECGKSFGYHSALIVHKRIHTGEKPYTCSECGKSFNSSSALSTHGRIHTGEKPYECSECGKSFSWRSHLIAHHRIHTRETAYTCSECGKSFIHSWALISHRRIHTGETPYTCTECGKSFGYHSVLIVHQRIHTGEKPYTCSECGKSFNSSSALSKHRRIHTGEKPYGCTECGKSFSQRTTLIMHQRIHTGETPYTCCXCGKSXADGADLIIHQRIHTGEKLYGCSECGKSLRNSSHLIRHWKIHTRDL